In Chelmon rostratus isolate fCheRos1 chromosome 9, fCheRos1.pri, whole genome shotgun sequence, the following proteins share a genomic window:
- the LOC121611212 gene encoding protocadherin gamma-A10-like, which translates to MLLLHAVNMVGGQIRYSVPEEMKKGSVIGNVAQDLGLDLRRLRSGRARIVTGENIQYTELKTDKGILVVNERIDREQLCGDITPCSFSFEVILENPMELHRITVEVLDINDHAPVFPNTDKPISFEISESAAVGVQFPLQSAEDLDVGQNALQDYILSPNDNFILKQHANPDGTKTCEIVLQKPLDREQRPNYSLKLIAVDGGTPQRSGTINIDVTVLDANDNVPVFNQSVYKASVVENTVKGTSVITVNATDADSGSNGLITYSLSKMKGSAADMFTIDENTGTISVSGQIDYEKNRKYELRVEAKDRGGLIGTSKVIFDVFDVNDNAPVINIMSFSSPLSEDSPPGTTVAIMNIKDADSEKNGQIKCSIDGKLPFKIESSLTNYYNLISAQHFDRESVSDYNITITATDLGSPPLSTSTKLHLKISDVNDNAPLFDKNSYSAYIAENNSPGMSIFTVSARDSDWNQNARISYLLEDTQVSGSPVSTYVSLNSETGVVSAVRSFDYEQIKQLRLVVKAQDGGSPPLSSNVTVKIMIQDQNDNPPQVLYPVQTGGSVVAEMVPRSADVGYLVTKVVAVDVDSGQNAWLSYKLQKATDRALFEVGSQNGEIRTIRQVTDKDAVKQRLSVIVEDNGQPSRSATVIVNVAVADSFPEVLSEFTDFPHDKEYNDNLTFYLVLALAVVSFLFITCLVVIISVKIYRWRQSRVLYQSNLPVIPYYPPRYSDTLGTGTLPHVYNYEVCRTTDSRKSDCKFGRAGSQNVLIMDPSSTGTMQRMQIEKSILDEPDSPLEVS; encoded by the coding sequence ATGTTGCTTCTTCATGCGGTTAACATGGTAGGTGGTCAGATCCGTTATTCTGTaccagaggagatgaagaaaggCTCTGTTATTGGCAACGTAGCGCAGGATCTTGGTTTAGATCTAAGAAGACTCCGTTCTGGGCGGGCCCGTATCGTGACCGGAGAAAACATCCAGTACACCGAGCTGAAGACAGACAAAGGGATTCTAGTCGTGAATGAGAGAATAGACCGAGAGCAGCTGTGTGGAGACATAACGCCATGCAGCTTCAGCTTTGAGGTGATTCTAGAAAACCCCATGGAGCTGCACAGAATAACTGTTGAGGTTTTGGACATAAATGATCACGCTCCCGTCTTCCCAAATACAGATAAGCCTATCAGTTTTGAAATCAGTGAATCAGCTGCAGTTGGAGTCCAGTTTCCCCTGCAGAGTGCAGAGGATCTAGATGTGGGACAAAACGCGTTGCAAGATTATATTTTATCACCAAACGATAATTTCATATTGAAGCAACATGCAAATCCAGACGGCACTAAGACTTGTGAAATTGTGCTCCAGAAGCCTTTAGACAGGGAACAGCGTCCCAATTATTCTTTAAAACTAATCGCAGTGGACGGAGGAACACCACAGAGATCTGGTACAATAAATATAGATGTCACTGTGTTAGATGCAAACGACAATGTTCCGGTTTTTAACCAATCGGTGTACAAAGCATCTGTGGTAGAAAACACAGTTAAGGGCACGAGCGTTATTACAGTAAATGCCACAGACGCTGACAGCGGTTCAAATGGACTCATTACTTACAGTTTGTCTAAAATGAAAGGAAGTGCTGCAGATATGTTCACTATTGatgaaaacacaggaacaatTTCTGTTTCTGGTCAAATAgattatgaaaaaaacagaaaatacgAGCTGAGGGTGGAGGCAAAGGATCGGGGTGGCTTAATTGGAACAAGTAAAgttatatttgatgtttttgatgtCAACGACAATGCCCCAGTTATTAATATTATGTCATTTTCCAGTCCGTTGTCTGAGGATTCCCCTCCTGGTACAACAGTTGCTATTATGAACATAAAAGATGCAGATTCTGAAAAAAATGGGCAAATCAAATGTTCAATAGATGGCAAACTTCCCTTTAAGATCGAATCATCTCTAACAAACTATTACAATTTGATCTCTGCTCAGCATTTTGATAGAGAATCAGTGTCAGATTATAACATCACAATAACAGCCACCGATTTAGgctctccccctctttccaCTTCGACAAAACTACACCTTAAAATTTCTGACGTAAATGACAACGCACCATTATTTGATAAAAACAGCTATTCTGCTTACATCGCAGAGAATAATTCCCCTGGAATGTCCATATTTACTGTCAGCGCGCGAGACTCTGACTGGAATCAGAACGCGAGAATCTCGTATCTGTTAGAAGACACTCAAGTCAGTGGTAGTCCAGTTTCTACGTATGTGTCTTTAAACTCCGAAACTGGAGTTGTAAGTGCGGTTCGTTCGTTCGATTATGAGCAAATTAAACAGCTGCGGTTAGTCGTCAAAGCGCAGGATGGAGGCTCCCCTCCACTCAGTAGCAACGTGACAGTGAAGATCATGATCCAGGACCAGAACGACAACCCCCCTCAGGTCCTGTACCCAGTCCAGActggtggctctgtggtggctgAGATGGTGCCTCGTTCAGCAGATGTGGGCTATCTGGTGACTAAAGTGGTGGCTGTTGATGTGGACTCTGGCCAGAATGCGTGGCTGTCgtataaactgcagaaagccacagacagggcgCTGTTTGAAGTGGGCTCACAGAATGGAGAAATAAGAACTATCCGCCAAGTGACTGAtaaagatgcagtgaaacaaagactgagtgtTATAGTGGAGGACAACGGGCAGCCCTCTCGTTCAGCTACAGTCATTGTGAACGTGGCGGTGGCGGACAGCTTCCCTGAAGTGCTGTCGGAGTTCACTGACTTTCCACACGACAAGGAGTACAATGACAACCTGACTTTTTACTTAGTGTTGGCTTTGGCTGTAGTCTCCTTCCTGTTCATCACGTGTTTGGTGGTGATTATATCAGTGAAAAtctacagatggagacagtctcGCGTGCTGTATCAGTCCAACCTGCCTGTGATTCCATATTATCCACCACGTTACTCAGACACTTTGGGGACAGGGACTCTGCCACACGTGTACAACTACGAGGTGTGCAGGACGACTGACTCGAGAAAGAGTGACTGTAAGTTCGGCAGAGCTGGTAGTCAGAACGTGCTGATAATGGACCCCAGTTCAACAGGAACGATGCAGCGGATGCAGATTGAGAAGAGCATCCTGGACGAACCAGACTCTCCTCTAGAGGTCagttaa
- the LOC121611989 gene encoding protocadherin gamma-A7-like, with the protein MVSGHIRYSIPEEMKKGSLIGNVAQDLGLDVKRLRSGRARIVTGESVQYTELKTDKGILVVNERIDREQLCGDVTPCSFSFEVILENPMELHPVKIMIQDQNDNPPQVLYPVQTGGSVVAEMVPRSADVGYLVTKVVAVDVDSGQNAWLSYKLQKVTDRALFEVGSQNGEIRTIRQVTDKDAVKQRLSVIVEDNGQPSRSATVIVNVVVADSFPEVLSEFTDFPHDKEYNDNLTFYLVLALAVVSFLFITCLVVIISVKIYRWRQSRVLYQSNLPVIPYYPPRYSDTLGTGTLPHVYNYEVCRTTDSRKSDCKFGRAGSQNVLIMDPSSTGTMQRMQSEKSILDEPDSPLEFRGVLCETAL; encoded by the exons ATGGTCAGCGGACATATCAGATATTCAATCCcggaggagatgaagaaaggCTCCTTAATCGGAAATGTAGCGCAGGATCTCGGTCTGGATGTGAAAAGGCTTCGCTCTGGTCGGGCGCGTATCGTGACCGGAGAGAGCGTCCAGTACACCGAGCTGAAGACAGACAAAGGGATTCTGGTCGTGAATGAGAGAATAGACCGAGAGCAGCTTTGCGGAGACGTGACGCCGTGTAGTTTCAGCTTTGAGGTGATTTTAGAAAACCCTATGGAGCTACATC cagtgaaaataatgatcCAGGACCAGAACGACAACCCCCCTCAGGTCCTGTACCCAGTCCAGActggtggctctgtggtggctgAGATGGTGCCTCGTTCAGCAGATGTGGGCTATCTGGTGACTAAAGTGGTGGCTGTGGATGTGGACTCTGGCCAGAATGCGTGGCTGTCGTATAAACTGCAGAAAGTCACAGACAGGGCGCTGTTTGAAGTGGGCTCACAGAATGGAGAAATAAGAACTATCCGCCAAGTGACTGAtaaagatgcagtgaaacaaagactgagtgtTATAGTGGAGGACAACGGGCAGCCCTCTCGTTCAGCTACAGTCATTGTGAACGTGGTGGTGGCGGACAGCTTCCCTGAAGTGCTGTCGGAGTTCACTGACTTTCCACACGACAAGGAGTACAATGACAACCTGACTTTTTACTTAGTGTTGGCTCTGGCTGTAGTCTCCTTCCTGTTCATCACGTGTTTGGTGGTGATTATATCAGTGAAAAtctacagatggagacagtctcGCGTGCTGTATCAGTCCAACCTGCCTGTGATTCCATATTATCCACCACGTTACTCAGACACTTTGGGGACAGGGACTCTGCCACACGTGTACAACTACGAGGTGTGCAGGACGACTGACTCGAGAAAGAGTGACTGTAAGTTCGGCAGAGCTGGTAGTCAGAACGTGCTGATAATGGACCCCAGTTCAACAGGGACGATGCAGCGGATGCAGAGTGAGAAGAGCATCCTGGATGAACCAGACTCTCCTCTGGAG TTCAGGGGCGTTCTTTGTGAGACCGCACTGTAG
- the LOC121611990 gene encoding protocadherin gamma-A7-like, with amino-acid sequence MVLLLLYLFSTVAAQIRYSIPEEMKRGSLIGNVAQDLGLDLKRLRSGRARIVTGENIQYTELKTDKGILVVNERIDREQLCGDVTPCSFSFEIILETPMELHPVRIMIQDQNDNPPQVLYPVQTGGSVVAEMVPRSADVGYLVTKVVAVDVDSGQNAWLSYKLQKATDRALFEVGSQNGEIRTIRQVTDKDAVKQRLSVIVEDNGQPSRSATVIVNVAVADSFPEVLSEFTDFPHDKEYNDNLTFYLVLALAVVSFLFITCLVVIISVKIYRWRQSRVLYQSNLPVIPYYPPRYSDTLGTGTLPHVYNYEVCRTTDSRKSDCKFGRAGSQNVLIMDPSSTGTMQRMQSEKSILDEPDSPLEVSSVSFT; translated from the exons ATGGTTCTTTTGTTACTCTACTTATTCAGTACCGTAGCAGCTCAGATCCGCTACTCTATAccagaggagatgaaaaggGGCTCTCTTATCGGTAATGTAGCGCAGGATCTTGGTTTGGATTTGAAAAGGCTCCGTTCTGGTCGGGCCCGTATTGTGACCGGAGAAAACATCCAGTACACCGAGCTGAAGACAGACAAAGGGATTCTCGTCGTGAATGAGAGAATAGACCGGGAGCAGCTTTGTGGGGACGTGACACCGTGCAGCTTCAGCTTCGAAATAATTTTAGAAACCCCGATGGAGCTTCATC CAGTTAGGATTATGATCCAGGACCAGAACGACAACCCCCCTCAGGTCCTGTACCCAGTCCAGActggtggctctgtggtggctgAGATGGTGCCTCGTTCAGCAGATGTGGGCTATCTGGTGACTAAAGTGGTGGCTGTTGATGTGGACTCTGGCCAGAATGCGTGGCTGTCgtataaactgcagaaagccacagacagggcgCTGTTTGAAGTGGGCTCACAGAATGGAGAAATAAGAACTATCCGCCAAGTGACTGAtaaagatgcagtgaaacaaagactgagtgtTATAGTGGAGGACAACGGGCAGCCCTCTCGTTCAGCTACAGTCATTGTGAACGTGGCGGTGGCGGACAGCTTCCCTGAAGTGCTGTCGGAGTTCACTGACTTTCCACACGACAAGGAGTACAATGACAACCTGACTTTTTACTTAGTGTTGGCTCTGGCTGTAGTCTCCTTCCTGTTCATCACGTGTTTGGTGGTGATTATATCAGTGAAAAtctacagatggagacagtctcGCGTGCTGTATCAGTCCAACCTGCCTGTGATTCCATATTATCCGCCACGTTACTCAGACACTTTGGGGACAGGGACTCTGCCACACGTGTACAACTACGAGGTGTGCAGGACGACTGACTCGAGAAAGAGTGACTGTAAGTTCGGCAGAGCTGGTAGTCAGAACGTGCTGATAATGGACCCCAGTTCAACAGGGACGATGCAGCGGATGCAGAGTGAGAAGAGCATCCTGGATGAACCAGACTCTCCTCTTGAGGTTAGTTCAGTTTCTTTCACCTGA
- the LOC121611991 gene encoding protocadherin gamma-A7-like yields the protein MATRGQPYPISVRWRFACVLRCQVGFIILLTLLGDRVAGQIRYSIPEEMKKGSVIGNVAQDLGLDLKRLRSGRARIVSGENIQYTELKTDKGILVVNERIDREQLCGDITPCSFSFEMILENPIELHPLKIMIQDQNDNPPQVLYPVQTGGSVVAEMVPRSADVGYLVTKVVAADVDSGQNAWLSYKLQKATDRALFEVGSQNGEIRTIRQVTDKDAVKQRLSVIVEDNGQPSRSATVIVNVAVADSFPEVLSEFTDFPHDKEYNDNLTFYLVLALAVVSFLFITCLVVIISVKIYRWRQSRVLYQSNLPVIPYYPPRYSDTLGTGTLPHVYNYEVCRTTDSRKSDMKYMQPMSQSLVSVDGAGTDTPQSLE from the exons ATGGCAACCCGAGGCCAGCCCTACCCTATCAGTGTAAGATGGCGATTTGCTTGCGTATTGCGATGTCAAGTGGGATTTATCATTTTGCTGACATTACTGGGCGATAGAGTGGCTGGGCAGATTCGTTATTCTATtccagaggagatgaagaaaggCTCTGTTATTGGTAATGTAGCACAAGACCTCGGTCTGGATCTGAAAAGGCTCCGCTCTGGTCGGGCCCGTATCGTGAGCGGAGAAAACATCCAGTACACCGAGCTGAAGACAGACAAAGGGATTCTAGTTGTGAATGAGAGAAtagacagagagcagctgtgtgGAGACATAACGCCGTGCAGCTTCAGCTTCGAAATGATTTTAGAAAATCCAATCGAACTTCACC CTC tgaaaataatgatcCAGGACCAGAACGACAACCCCCCTCAGGTCCTGTACCCAGTCCAGActggtggctctgtggtggctgAGATGGTGCCTCGTTCAGCAGATGTGGGCTATCTGGTGACTAAAGTGGTGGCTGCTGATGTGGACTCTGGCCAGAATGCGTGGTTGTCgtataaactgcagaaagccacagacagggcgCTGTTTGAAGTGGGCTCACAGAATGGAGAAATAAGAACTATCCGCCAAGTGACTGAtaaagatgcagtgaaacaaagactgagtgtGATAGTGGAGGACAACGGGCAGCCCTCTCGTTCAGCTACAGTCATTGTGAACGTGGCGGTGGCGGACAGCTTCCCTGAAGTGCTGTCGGAGTTCACTGACTTTCCACACGACAAGGAGTACAATGACAACCTGACTTTTTACTTAGTGCTGGCTTTGGCTGTAGTCTCCTTCCTGTTCATCACGTGTTTGGTGGTGATTATATCAGTGAAAAtctacagatggagacagtctcGCGTGCTGTATCAGTCCAACTTGCCTGTGATTCCATATTATCCACCACGTTACTCAGACACTTTGGGGACAGGGACTCTGCCACACGTGTACAACTATGAGGTGTGCAGGACGACCGACTCGAGAAAGAGTGACATGAAATATATGCAACCGATGAGTCAAAGTTTAGTGAGTGTGGATGGAGCTGGGACTGATACACCGCAG TCGTTGGAGTAA
- the LOC121611213 gene encoding protocadherin gamma-A10-like: protein MMACMRITARRGRWQALFVILCLFKLSSVTGQARYSVPEEQAEGSFVGNIARDLGLDVARLISGKARIITKGSRQYVDLNRDKGTLVIKERIDREELCGKTTPCSFSFEVILENPIQLYRVTVEVIDINDNSPSFPKDEINLKIVESVASGTRFSLEGADDPDVGINDIQKYTLRPSDHFKLEVQSQPDGGKFIEMVLQNPLDREKEETHTLVLLASDGGEPHRSGTVRVHITVLDANDNAPVCSQPVYKADVKENSPEGTVVTTVSANDADKGVNGEVTFSIAHVAREAKILFDINEKTGEIKVTGKLDFEKSKSYQLNVQASDHGGYTDTCKVIIQIIDENDNVPTIQLLSFSNSISEDSPPGTTIAVVNVDDEDSDGNGVVKCSINSDVPFKIESSLPGYYTIVTESDLDRESIPEYDITITVSDQGSPPLSSSKNINVKVSDVNDSPPQFDVSGYSKTVPENNSPGLSVFTLSASDADWGQNARVSYFLQEKEINGVAVSSLVSVNSENGVIHAVRSFDYEQIKWFEFNVTARDAGSPPLSSVATVRIMIQDQNDNPPQVLYPVQTGGSVVAEMVPRSADVGYLVTKVVAVDVDSGQNAWLSYKLQKATDRALFEVGSQNGEIRTIRQVTDKDAVKQRLSVIVEDNGQPSRSATVIVNVAVADSFPEVLSEFTDFPHDKEYNDNLTFYLVLALAVVSFLFITCLVVIISVKIYRWRQSRVLYQSNLPVIPYYPPRYSDTLGTGTLPHVYNYEVCRTTDSRKSDCKFGRAGSQNVLIMDPSSTGTMQRMQSEKSILDEPDSPLEVGF, encoded by the coding sequence ATGATGGCTTGTATGAGGATAACCGCTCGCAGAGGCCGATGGCAAGCACTGTTTGtgattctttgtcttttcaagCTGAGCTCAGTGACCGGACAGGCTCGGTACTCCGTACCGGAGGAGCAGGCAGAAGGGTCTTTTGTCGGAAACATTGCCAGAGATTTAGGATTGGACGTGGCGAGGCTCATATCAGGTAAAGCTCGTATTATCACAAAAGGGAGCCGCCAGTACGTTGATTTAAACCGAGACAAAGGCACCCTCGTTATTAAAGAGCGAATCGACCGAGAAGAACTGTGTGGGAAGACGACGCCCTGTAGCTTCAGTTTCGAGGTCATTTTAGAAAATCCGATCCAGCTTTACCGAGTAACAGTGGAGGTTATAGACATAAACGACAACAGTCCCTCGTTCCCAAAAGACGAGATCAATTTAAAAATTGTTGAAAGTGTTGCATCAGGGACTCGTTTCTCACTAGAGGGTGCCGATGACCCTGATGTTGGTATTAATGACATTCAAAAATACACACTTAGACCCTCAGATCATTTCAAATTGGAAGTGCAGAGCCAGCCTGATGGAGGAAAATTTATCGAAATGGTTTTACAAAACCCGCTAGACcgagagaaagaggagactCACACACTCGTGCTGCTTGCTTCAGATGGAGGGGAGCCACATAGATCAGGGACGGTGCGTGTTCATATCACTGTGCTGGATGCAAACGACAATGCACCAGTGTGTAGTCAGCCTGTTTATAAAGCAGATGTCAAGGAGAATTCTCCTGAAGGAACAGTGGTGACCACTGTTAGCGCAAATGACGCAGACAAAGGAGTTAATGGCGAGGTGACATTTTCCATAGCTCATGTTGCTCGAGAGGCGAAGATACTTTTCGACATAAATGAAAAGACTGGAGAGATTAAAGTTACAGGTAAACTGGATTTTGAAAAATCAAAATCTTATCAGTTAAACGTTCAGGCGAGTGACCACGGGGGATATACTGACACGTGCAAAGTTATTATTCAAATAATAGACGAGAATGACAACGTCCCTACAATACAGCTTCTGTCATTTTCTAACTCGATATCCGAGGATTCTCCCCCAGGGACAACTATAGCTGTTGTCAACGTTGATGATGAAGACTCTGATGGTAACGGTGTCGTCAAGTGCTCCATTAACTCTGACGTGCCTTTCAAAATTGAGTCTTCATTACCAGGATATTATACTATAGTCACCGAGAGCGATTTAGACAGAGAAAGTATTCCTGAGTATGATATCACCATCACCGTCTCTGACCAAGGCTCCCCGCCTCTGTCGAGCAGTAAAAATATCAACGTAAAAGTGTCTGACGTGAATGACAGCCCACCTCAATTTGATGTGTCGGGATATAGTAAGACTGTACCAGAGAACAACTCTCCTGGATTGTCTGTGTTTACTCTCAGTGCAAGTGATGCCGACTGGGGCCAAAACGCTCGTGTTTCTTACTTTCTGCAGGAAAAAGAGATTAATGGCGTTGCTGTATCTTCGTTAGTGTCAGTAAATTCTGAAAACGGCGTCATTCATGCAGTGAGGTCGTTTGATTATGAGCAGATCAAGTGGTTTGAATTTAACGTGACTGCTCGTGATGCTGGATCCCCTCCTCTGAGTTCGGTAGCTACAGTTAGAATAATGATCCAGGACCAGAACGACAACCCCCCTCAGGTCCTGTACCCAGTCCAGActggtggctctgtggtggctgAGATGGTGCCTCGTTCAGCAGATGTGGGCTATCTGGTGACTAAAGTGGTGGCTGTTGATGTGGACTCTGGCCAGAATGCGTGGCTGTCgtataaactgcagaaagccacagacagggcgCTGTTTGAAGTGGGCTCACAGAATGGAGAAATAAGAACTATCCGCCAAGTGACTGAtaaagatgcagtgaaacaaagactgagtgtTATAGTGGAGGACAACGGGCAGCCCTCTCGTTCAGCTACAGTCATTGTGAACGTGGCGGTGGCGGACAGCTTCCCTGAAGTGCTGTCGGAGTTCACTGACTTTCCCCACGACAAGGAGTACAATGACAACCTGACTTTTTACTTAGTGTTGGCTTTGGCTGTAGTCTCCTTCCTGTTCATCACGTGTTTGGTGGTGATTATATCAGTGAAAAtctacagatggagacagtctcGCGTGCTGTATCAGTCCAACCTGCCTGTGATTCCATATTATCCTCCACGTTACTCAGACACTTTGGGGACAGGGACTCTGCCACACGTGTACAACTACGAGGTGTGCAGGACGACTGACTCGAGAAAGAGTGACTGTAAGTTCGGCAGAGCTGGTAGTCAGAACGTGCTGATAATGGACCCCAGTTCAACAGGGACGATGCAGCGGATGCAGAGTGAGAAGAGCATCCTGGATGAACCAGACTCTCCTCTAGAGGTGGGTTTTTGA
- the LOC121611992 gene encoding protocadherin gamma-A10-like, translated as MPFISSEPAVKWQVRAFILVFLIDAAACQIRYSVPEEMRKGSFVGNVAEDLGIDAKRLISGGARIVSGDSSEYIRLDADKGILVVGERIDREQLCGQTSPCSLNFEMIMTNPMQLHSVVVEVNTTVKLNIQDQNDNPPQVLYPVQTGGSVVAEMVPRSADVGYLVTKVVAVDVDSGQNAWLSYKLQKATDRALFEVGSQNGEIRTIRQVTDKDAVKQRLSVIVEDNGQPSRSATVIVNVAVADSFPEVLSEFTDFPHDKEYNDNLTFYLVLALAVVSFLFTTCLVVIISVKIYRWRQSRVLYQSNLPVIPYYPPRYSDTLGTGTLPHVYNYEVCRTTDSRKSDCKFGRAGSQNVLIMDPSSTGTMQRMQSEKSILDEPDSPLEVRPLTY; from the exons ATGCCTTTCATCAGCAGTGAACCCGCTGTTAAATGGCAAGTACGGGCCTTCatccttgtttttctcattgACGCTGCAGCCTGTCAGATCCGTTATTCTGTCCCAGAGGAGATGAGAAAGGGCTCTTTTGTAGGAAATGTGGCTGAAGATTTGGGTATCGACGCAAAAAGACTAATATCAGGCGGTGCCAGAATTGTTAGCGGCGATAGCAGCGAGTATATAAGGCTGGATGCAGACAAAGGGATTCTTGTCGTGGGAGAAAGGATAGATAGAGAACAGCTCTGCGGGCAGACATCGCCCTGCAGCTTGAATTTTGAAATGATCATGACCAATCCAATGCAGCTACATAGCGTTGTCGTGGAAGT CAACACCACAGTTAAATTGAATATTCAAGATCAGAACGACAACCCCCCTCAGGTCCTGTACCCAGTCCAGActggtggctctgtggtggctgAGATGGTGCCTCGTTCAGCAGATGTGGGCTATCTGGTGACTAAAGTGGTGGCTGTTGATGTGGACTCTGGCCAGAATGCGTGGTTGTCgtataaactgcagaaagccacagacagggcgCTGTTTGAAGTGGGCTCACAGAATGGAGAAATAAGAACTATCCGCCAAGTGACTGAtaaagatgcagtgaaacaaagactgagtgtGATAGTGGAGGACAACGGGCAGCCCTCTCGTTCAGCTACAGTCATTGTGAACGTGGCGGTGGCGGACAGCTTCCCTGAAGTGCTGTCGGAGTTCACTGACTTTCCCCACGACAAGGAGTACAATGACAACTTGACTTTTTACTTAGTGTTGGCTTTGGCTGTAGTCTCCTTCCTGTTCACCACGTGTTTGGTGGTGATTATATCAGTGAAAAtctacagatggagacagtctcGCGTGCTGTATCAGTCCAACCTGCCCGTGATTCCATATTATCCACCACGTTACTCAGACACTTTGGGGACAGGGACTCTGCCACACGTGTACAACTACGAGGTGTGCAGGACGACTGACTCGAGAAAGAGTGACTGTAAGTTCGGCAGAGCTGGTAGTCAGAACGTGCTGATAATGGACCCCAGTTCAACAGGGACGATGCAGCGGATGCAGAGTGAGAAGAGCATCCTGGACGAACCAGACTCTCCTCTAGAGGTGAGGCCTTTGACCTATTGA